One Citrobacter amalonaticus genomic window carries:
- a CDS encoding ATP-dependent endonuclease, which translates to MILERVEIVGFRGINRLSLMLEQNNVLIGENAWGKSSLLDALTLLLSPESELYHFDRDDFWFPPGDMKGREHHLHIVLTFRESQPGRYRVRRYRALEACWTPCHDGFQRIFYRLEGECGEDGSVMTLRSFLDGDGHPLAVDDINEQARHLVRLMPVLRLRDARFMRRIRNGTVPEVDDVEVTARQLDFLARELAMRPQNLTDGQIRQGLSAMVQLLEHYFTEQGTSQSRHRLMRRRSANEQRSWRYLDIINRMIDKPGGRTHRVILLGLFSTLLQAKGTVRLHKDARPLLLVEDPETRLHPIMLSVAWQLLNLLPLQRITTTNSGELLSLTPVEHVCRLVRESSRVAAWRLGPGGLSAEDGRRIAFHIRFNRASSLFARCWLLVEGETETWVINELARQCGHHFDAEGIKVIEFAQSGLKPLVKFARRMGIEWHVLVDGDEAGKKYAATVRSLLNNDREEEREHLTTLPALDMEHFMYRQGFADVFHRVAQIPENVPMNMRKIISKAIHRSSKPDLAIEVAMEAGRRGVDAVPTLLRKMFSRVLWLARGRAD; encoded by the coding sequence ATGATTCTCGAACGCGTTGAGATAGTGGGATTTCGCGGTATCAATCGACTGTCGTTGATGCTCGAGCAGAATAACGTCCTGATTGGTGAGAACGCCTGGGGTAAATCAAGTTTACTGGATGCGTTAACACTGCTGCTGTCACCCGAATCTGAGCTGTATCATTTTGACCGCGATGATTTCTGGTTTCCTCCTGGCGATATGAAAGGCCGCGAACATCATCTGCATATCGTACTGACGTTTCGTGAATCTCAACCTGGACGCTATCGGGTTCGCCGCTACCGGGCGCTGGAGGCGTGCTGGACGCCATGTCACGATGGTTTTCAGCGTATCTTTTATCGCCTTGAAGGCGAATGCGGTGAGGACGGCAGCGTGATGACGCTGCGCAGTTTTCTTGACGGCGACGGGCATCCGCTGGCGGTTGACGATATCAACGAACAGGCGCGGCATCTGGTGCGCCTGATGCCGGTGCTGCGTTTACGCGATGCGCGGTTTATGCGCCGTATTCGTAACGGCACGGTGCCGGAGGTTGACGATGTCGAAGTCACCGCCCGTCAACTGGATTTTCTCGCCCGCGAACTGGCGATGCGCCCGCAGAATCTCACCGACGGACAGATCCGTCAGGGGCTTTCGGCGATGGTGCAACTGCTTGAGCACTATTTTACCGAGCAGGGCACTTCGCAGTCCCGCCACCGCTTAATGCGCCGACGCTCCGCCAACGAACAGCGAAGCTGGCGCTATCTCGATATTATCAACCGGATGATCGACAAACCGGGGGGACGTACTCACCGGGTGATTCTGCTGGGGCTGTTCTCCACGCTGTTGCAGGCGAAGGGCACCGTCAGGCTGCATAAAGACGCCAGACCACTGCTGTTGGTGGAAGATCCGGAAACGCGCCTGCATCCCATCATGCTGTCAGTGGCATGGCAGTTGCTGAATCTGCTACCGCTTCAGCGCATCACCACTACCAACTCGGGGGAGTTGCTCTCGCTGACCCCGGTGGAACATGTCTGTCGTCTGGTGCGTGAATCCTCGCGCGTGGCGGCCTGGCGTCTGGGACCGGGTGGTCTGAGCGCAGAGGATGGTCGACGCATTGCCTTCCACATTCGCTTTAACCGTGCTTCTTCGTTGTTTGCCCGCTGCTGGCTGCTGGTGGAAGGGGAAACAGAAACCTGGGTGATCAACGAACTGGCCCGTCAGTGCGGTCATCACTTTGATGCCGAAGGGATTAAGGTGATCGAATTCGCGCAGTCCGGTCTTAAACCGCTGGTAAAATTCGCCCGGCGGATGGGCATTGAGTGGCACGTGCTGGTGGATGGTGATGAAGCCGGGAAAAAATATGCCGCCACGGTGCGAAGCCTGCTGAATAATGACCGGGAAGAGGAGCGCGAACACCTGACCACGCTGCCTGCGCTGGATATGGAACACTTTATGTACCGGCAGGGTTTTGCCGATGTTTTTCACCGGGTGGCGCAAATCCCGGAAAATGTGCCAATGAATATGCGTAAAATCATTTCGAAGGCGATCCATCGCTCATCGAAGCCCGACTTAGCCATCGAAGTGGCGATGGAAGCCGGGCGGCGAGGTGTGGACGCGGTGCCGACGCTGCTGAGAAAAATGTTCTCCCGGGTGCTGTGGCTGGCGCGCGGCAGAGCGGACTAA